In Fusobacterium hwasookii, a single window of DNA contains:
- a CDS encoding phosphoglycerate kinase — MKKIITDLNLTDKKVLMRVDFNVPMKDGKITDENRIIQALPTIKYALEHNAKLILFSHLGKVKTEEDKATKSLKTVAEKLSELLEKNVVFIPETRGEKLESAINNLKSGEVLMFENTRFEDLDGKKESKNDSELGKYWASLGDVFVNDAFGTAHRAHASNVGIAENIGNGNSAVGFLVEKELKFIGEAVNNPKRPLIAILGGAKVSDKIGVIENLLVKADKILIGGAMMFTFLKAEGKNIGTSLVEDDKLDLAKDLLAKSNGKIVLPVDTVVVNEFKNEAEYSTVDADNIPNDKMGLDIGEKTVTLFDSYIKTAKTVVWNGPMGVFEMSNFAKGTIGVCESIASLTDAVTIIGGGDSAAAAISLGYADKFTHISTGGGASLEFLEGKVLPGVEAISNK; from the coding sequence ATGAAAAAAATTATAACTGACTTAAATTTAACTGATAAAAAAGTTCTTATGAGAGTAGATTTCAATGTTCCTATGAAAGATGGAAAAATTACTGATGAAAATAGAATTATTCAAGCATTACCTACAATAAAATATGCCTTAGAACATAATGCTAAACTTATTTTATTTTCTCACTTAGGAAAAGTTAAAACAGAAGAAGATAAGGCTACAAAAAGTTTAAAAACTGTTGCTGAAAAATTATCTGAACTTTTAGAAAAAAATGTTGTTTTTATACCTGAAACAAGAGGAGAAAAATTAGAATCTGCTATTAATAATCTAAAATCTGGTGAAGTTTTAATGTTTGAAAACACAAGATTTGAAGATTTAGATGGTAAAAAAGAATCTAAAAATGATTCTGAATTAGGTAAATATTGGGCATCACTTGGTGATGTTTTTGTAAATGATGCTTTTGGAACTGCTCATAGAGCTCATGCTTCTAATGTAGGTATTGCAGAAAATATTGGAAATGGAAACTCAGCTGTTGGTTTCTTAGTTGAAAAAGAATTAAAATTTATAGGTGAAGCAGTAAATAATCCAAAAAGACCATTAATTGCTATCTTAGGTGGTGCAAAAGTTTCTGATAAAATAGGAGTTATAGAAAACTTATTAGTTAAGGCTGATAAAATTTTAATTGGTGGAGCTATGATGTTTACTTTCTTGAAAGCAGAAGGGAAAAATATTGGAACTTCATTAGTTGAAGATGATAAATTAGACTTAGCTAAAGACTTATTAGCTAAATCAAATGGAAAAATAGTTTTACCTGTTGATACAGTGGTTGTAAATGAATTTAAAAATGAGGCTGAATATTCTACTGTTGATGCGGATAATATTCCAAATGACAAAATGGGACTTGACATTGGTGAAAAAACTGTTACACTATTTGATAGTTATATAAAAACTGCTAAGACTGTTGTATGGAATGGACCTATGGGAGTATTTGAAATGTCTAACTTTGCAAAAGGGACAATAGGAGTATGTGAATCAATAGCAAGTTTAACTGACGCAGTAACAATAATAGGTGGAGGAGATTCTGCTGCTGCTGCAATTAGTTTAGGTTATGCAGATAAATTTACTCATATTTCTACTGGTGGAGGAGCATCTTTAGAATTCTTAGAAGGAAAAGTTTTACCAGGAGTTGAAGCTATATCAAATAAATAA
- a CDS encoding FMN-binding protein: MKNLKSLMAISFAVLSLGSFAADKVYEAKAEAKGYNEDGVPIVLTVKAIKKDGKVVVTDIVAKHQETDKIGGAAIEKLIEEVKKNQNYNKLDSVAGATSTSAGFRRAIRNAVKDIEKQN; the protein is encoded by the coding sequence ATGAAAAATTTAAAAAGTTTAATGGCAATTTCTTTTGCAGTTTTAAGTCTAGGAAGTTTTGCAGCTGATAAAGTATATGAAGCTAAAGCAGAGGCAAAAGGTTATAATGAAGATGGAGTACCAATAGTTCTAACTGTAAAAGCAATTAAAAAAGATGGTAAGGTAGTTGTTACTGATATTGTTGCAAAACATCAAGAAACTGATAAAATTGGTGGTGCTGCAATTGAAAAATTGATAGAAGAAGTTAAAAAGAATCAAAACTATAATAAATTAGATAGTGTTGCAGGAGCTACTTCTACTTCAGCAGGTTTCAGAAGAGCTATTAGAAATGCTGTTAAAGATATTGAAAAGCAAAATTAA
- a CDS encoding FMN-binding protein, with translation MNFKDFGIREWLVIVFIILGLAAFAFEDIFKPKIYQAEGTGIGYNDDITLKVSAYKKSDKTIRVTNIEVEHTDTDEIGGVAVQKLVEEIKAKQRFEDFDFVAGATFTSEGFKEALTMAIDDIRNQQ, from the coding sequence ATGAATTTTAAAGATTTTGGAATTAGGGAATGGCTAGTTATTGTTTTTATTATTCTAGGTCTAGCAGCTTTTGCTTTTGAAGATATCTTTAAGCCAAAAATATATCAAGCTGAAGGAACTGGAATAGGTTATAATGATGATATTACTTTAAAAGTTAGTGCCTATAAGAAAAGTGACAAAACAATTAGAGTTACTAATATTGAAGTTGAACATACTGATACAGATGAAATTGGTGGTGTTGCTGTACAAAAATTAGTTGAAGAAATTAAAGCAAAACAAAGATTTGAAGATTTTGATTTTGTTGCAGGAGCAACTTTTACATCAGAAGGTTTTAAAGAAGCTTTAACTATGGCTATTGATGATATAAGAAACCAACAATAA
- the ylqF gene encoding ribosome biogenesis GTPase YlqF — MSMTQINWYPGHMKKTKDLIEENLKLIDVVLEIVDARIPLSSKNPNIASLSKNKKRIIVLNKSDLVSKQELDKWKKYFKEQDFADEVVEMSAETGYNVKKLYEAIEFVSKERKEKLLKKGLKKVSTRIIVLGIPNVGKSRLINRIVGKNSAAVGNKPGFTRGKQWVRIKEGIELLDTPGILWPKFESETVGINLAITGAIRDEILPIEDVACSLLRKMLEQGRWESLKERYKLLEEDRDDKVLENILSKIALRMAMLNKGGELNVLQAAYTLLRDYRVAKLGKFGLDEI, encoded by the coding sequence ATGTCAATGACACAGATTAACTGGTATCCAGGACATATGAAAAAAACCAAAGATTTAATTGAAGAAAACTTGAAACTTATTGATGTGGTTTTAGAAATTGTTGATGCAAGAATACCTTTATCAAGTAAAAATCCTAATATAGCAAGTTTAAGTAAAAATAAAAAGAGAATAATTGTTTTAAATAAGTCAGATTTAGTTTCAAAACAAGAACTAGATAAGTGGAAAAAATATTTTAAAGAGCAAGATTTTGCAGATGAAGTTGTTGAAATGAGTGCAGAGACAGGTTACAATGTAAAAAAGCTTTATGAAGCAATAGAATTTGTCTCAAAAGAAAGAAAAGAAAAATTATTGAAAAAAGGTTTAAAAAAAGTCAGTACAAGAATAATTGTTTTAGGTATTCCTAATGTTGGGAAATCAAGATTAATAAATAGAATAGTAGGTAAAAATAGTGCTGCTGTTGGAAATAAACCAGGTTTTACAAGAGGAAAACAATGGGTAAGAATTAAAGAAGGGATAGAGCTTTTAGATACTCCAGGAATTTTATGGCCAAAATTTGAAAGTGAAACTGTTGGAATAAATCTTGCAATAACAGGGGCAATAAGAGATGAAATACTACCAATAGAAGATGTTGCTTGTAGTCTTTTGAGAAAAATGTTAGAGCAAGGTAGATGGGAAAGTTTAAAAGAAAGATATAAACTTTTAGAAGAAGACAGAGATGATAAAGTTTTAGAAAATATTTTATCTAAAATTGCATTAAGGATGGCAATGTTAAATAAAGGTGGAGAACTAAATGTCTTACAGGCAGCTTATACTCTTTTAAGGGACTATAGGGTAGCAAAATTAGGTAAATTTGGACTAGATGAAATATAA
- the rsmI gene encoding 16S rRNA (cytidine(1402)-2'-O)-methyltransferase, with translation MLYIVATPIGNLEDMTFRAVRTLKEVDYIFAEDTRVTKKLLDHYEIKSTVYRYDEHTKQHQIANIINLLKEEKSIALVTDAGTPCISDPGYEVVNEAHKNNIKVVAIPGASALTASASIAGVSMRRFCFEGFLPKKKGRQTLLKQLAEEKERTIVIYESPFRIEKTLKDIETFMGKRDVVIVREITKIYEEVLRGSTTELIEKLEKNPIKGEIVLLIEPQEKEQRGGNKYVNDTD, from the coding sequence ATGCTATATATAGTTGCAACACCAATAGGAAATTTAGAGGATATGACTTTTAGAGCAGTAAGAACACTAAAAGAAGTTGACTATATTTTTGCAGAAGACACAAGAGTAACAAAAAAATTACTAGATCATTATGAAATTAAAAGTACAGTGTATAGATATGATGAACATACAAAACAACATCAAATAGCAAATATTATTAATCTTTTAAAAGAAGAAAAAAGTATTGCTTTGGTAACTGATGCAGGAACACCATGTATATCAGATCCAGGTTATGAAGTTGTAAACGAAGCCCATAAAAATAATATAAAGGTTGTTGCAATTCCTGGTGCAAGTGCATTAACAGCTTCAGCATCTATTGCAGGAGTTAGTATGAGAAGGTTTTGCTTTGAGGGATTTCTACCTAAAAAGAAAGGTAGACAAACCCTTTTAAAGCAACTAGCAGAAGAAAAAGAAAGAACAATAGTTATATATGAATCTCCTTTCAGAATAGAAAAAACTTTAAAAGATATAGAAACTTTTATGGGAAAAAGAGATGTTGTTATTGTTAGAGAAATTACTAAAATCTATGAGGAAGTTTTAAGAGGAAGTACAACTGAACTTATAGAAAAATTAGAAAAAAATCCTATAAAAGGTGAAATTGTTTTACTTATAGAGCCACAAGAAAAGGAGCAAAGGGGAGGAAATAAATATGTCAATGACACAGATTAA
- a CDS encoding S41 family peptidase yields the protein MKITLKKVAVVLMIAISSLSFSEDDRTGFLSNMRELKEISDIMDIIQDSYVENANAQKIKEEKNKNTNQKNTEVTKKSLMQGALRGMMESLDDPHSVYFTKEEMRSFQEDIKGKYVGVGMVIQKKVGEPLTVVSPIEDGPAYKVGIKPKDQVIEIDGESTYNLTSEEASKRLKGKANTVVKVKVYREVNKMTKVFELKRETIELKYVKSKMLDGGIGYLRLTQFGDNVYPDMKKALEDLQSKGMKGLILDLRSNPGGELGQSIKIASMFIEKGKIVSTRQKKGEESVYTREGKYFGNFPMVVLINGGSASASEIVSGALKDHKRATLIGEKTFGKGSVQTLLPLPDGDGIKITIAKYYTPNGISIDGTGIEPDTKIEDKEYYLISDGTITNIDESQQKENKKEIIKEVKGEKAAKEVDTHKDIQLEAGIKAIKGMLNKK from the coding sequence GTGAAAATAACTTTAAAAAAAGTAGCTGTAGTTTTAATGATTGCAATTTCAAGTTTATCTTTTTCAGAAGATGACAGAACAGGTTTTTTATCTAATATGAGGGAGTTAAAAGAGATATCTGATATCATGGATATTATCCAGGATAGTTATGTTGAAAATGCAAATGCTCAGAAGATTAAAGAAGAAAAGAATAAGAATACTAATCAAAAAAATACAGAAGTAACAAAAAAATCTTTAATGCAAGGAGCATTAAGAGGGATGATGGAATCATTAGATGACCCGCATTCTGTATATTTTACAAAAGAAGAAATGAGAAGTTTCCAAGAAGATATAAAAGGTAAATATGTTGGAGTTGGAATGGTTATCCAAAAGAAAGTAGGAGAACCTTTAACAGTAGTTTCTCCAATAGAAGATGGACCAGCATATAAAGTTGGAATAAAACCAAAAGATCAAGTTATAGAAATAGATGGAGAATCAACATATAACTTAACAAGTGAAGAAGCTTCAAAAAGATTAAAAGGGAAAGCAAATACAGTTGTAAAAGTTAAAGTTTATAGAGAAGTTAATAAGATGACTAAAGTTTTTGAATTAAAAAGAGAAACAATAGAATTAAAATATGTAAAAAGTAAAATGCTTGATGGCGGAATTGGGTATTTAAGACTTACTCAATTTGGAGATAATGTTTATCCAGATATGAAAAAAGCACTGGAAGATTTACAATCTAAAGGAATGAAAGGATTAATTTTAGATTTGAGAAGTAATCCAGGTGGAGAATTAGGACAATCAATAAAAATTGCTTCAATGTTTATTGAAAAAGGTAAAATAGTAAGTACAAGACAAAAAAAAGGTGAAGAAAGTGTTTATACAAGAGAAGGTAAATACTTTGGAAATTTCCCTATGGTAGTTTTAATTAATGGTGGTAGTGCTTCAGCTTCAGAAATAGTTTCAGGAGCATTAAAAGATCATAAGAGAGCTACACTTATAGGAGAAAAAACTTTTGGAAAAGGAAGTGTACAAACTTTATTACCACTACCTGATGGAGATGGAATAAAAATTACTATTGCAAAATATTATACTCCAAATGGAATTTCTATTGATGGAACAGGAATTGAACCAGATACTAAGATAGAAGATAAAGAATATTATTTAATTTCTGATGGTACTATAACAAATATAGATGAAAGCCAACAAAAAGAAAATAAAAAAGAAATAATCAAAGAAGTTAAAGGAGAAAAAGCTGCAAAAGAAGTAGATACTCATAAAGATATACAACTTGAAGCTGGAATAAAAGCAATAAAAGGAATGTTAAATAAAAAATAG
- a CDS encoding 3'-5' exoribonuclease YhaM family protein: MVERNSKSKKFIDNLLNFQDVKDLELCDDQGVKVSTHTYDVLNISINKIKEKYIGLEEATKKVDFFAITVGIIMHDISKSSIKRNEENLSHSQMMIKNPEYIMSEVYDVLNLIEKQVGYKIIKEVRENIVHIVQSHHGKWGKIQPETEEANIVYLADMESAKYHRINPIQANDILKYSVKGLGLTEIEKKLNCSATVIKDRIRRAKKELNLKTFAELLEVYKEKGRVPIGDKFFVLRSEETKKLKKFVDKQGFYNLFMKNPLMEYMIDDKIFEK; this comes from the coding sequence ATGGTAGAAAGAAATAGTAAGTCTAAAAAATTTATTGATAACCTTTTAAATTTTCAAGATGTAAAAGATCTTGAGTTATGTGATGATCAGGGTGTCAAAGTTTCAACTCATACTTATGATGTATTAAATATTTCAATTAATAAAATAAAAGAAAAATATATTGGATTAGAAGAAGCAACAAAAAAAGTTGATTTTTTTGCAATTACAGTGGGAATAATAATGCATGATATAAGCAAATCAAGTATTAAAAGAAATGAAGAAAATCTTTCACATTCTCAAATGATGATAAAAAATCCTGAATATATAATGTCAGAAGTTTATGATGTATTAAATTTGATTGAAAAACAAGTAGGTTATAAAATAATAAAAGAAGTTAGAGAGAACATAGTACATATAGTTCAATCACATCATGGTAAATGGGGGAAAATACAACCTGAAACAGAAGAAGCTAATATAGTTTATTTAGCTGATATGGAGTCTGCGAAATATCATAGGATAAATCCTATTCAAGCAAATGATATTTTAAAATACTCTGTAAAAGGACTAGGACTTACTGAAATTGAAAAAAAATTAAACTGCTCAGCAACAGTAATTAAAGATAGGATAAGGAGAGCTAAAAAAGAACTTAATTTAAAAACTTTTGCTGAACTTTTAGAGGTATATAAAGAAAAAGGAAGAGTACCAATAGGAGATAAATTTTTTGTTTTGAGATCAGAAGAAACAAAAAAATTGAAAAAATTTGTAGATAAACAAGGTTTTTATAATTTATTTATGAAAAATCCACTTATGGAGTATATGATAGATGACAAAATTTTTGAAAAATAA
- the dxs gene encoding 1-deoxy-D-xylulose-5-phosphate synthase, with protein sequence MNGELTKKCEQIRKKLIEVVSKNGGHLGPNLGVVELTVCLDEVFDFKEDIVLFDVGHQAYVYKILTDRAEKFDTIRTRKGLSPFLDPNESSYDHFVSGHAGTALPAAVGFAIANPDKKVIVIVGDASISNGHSLEALNYIGYKKLENILVIVNDNEMSIGENVGFISKFLKKVISSGKYQNFREDVKSFINRIKAERVKKTLERLERSIKGYVTPFYALESLGFRFFNVFEGNNIEKLLPMLKKVKDLKGPTILLVKTEKGKGYCFAEENKEKFHGIAPFNIETGNTYKSSVSYSEVFGNKILELGKEDENIYTLSAAMIKGTGLHKFSEVYPERCIDTGIAEGFTVTLSAGLAKSGKKPYVCIYSTFIQRAISQLIHDVSIQNLPVRFIIDRSGIVGEDGKTHNGIYDLSFFLTLQNFTVLCPTTAKELQQALEISKNFNSGPLVIRIPRDSVFDIEDEQPLEIGRWKEIKKGSKNLFIATGTMLKIILEIYEELKNRGVDCTVVSAASVKPLDDNYLLNYIKGYDNIFVLEENYVKNSFSTSILEFLNDNGIQKQIHRIALKSAIIPHGKREELLKEEKLKGESLIERIEELIYGRKK encoded by the coding sequence ATGAATGGGGAACTTACAAAAAAATGTGAACAGATAAGAAAAAAATTAATAGAAGTTGTAAGTAAAAATGGAGGGCATCTAGGTCCAAACCTTGGAGTTGTTGAACTAACAGTTTGCTTAGATGAAGTTTTTGATTTTAAAGAAGATATTGTACTTTTTGATGTAGGACACCAGGCTTATGTATATAAGATATTGACTGATAGAGCAGAAAAGTTTGATACTATAAGAACAAGAAAAGGTCTTTCACCTTTTCTTGATCCAAATGAGAGTAGTTATGACCATTTTGTATCAGGACATGCTGGGACAGCACTTCCAGCAGCAGTTGGTTTTGCAATAGCAAATCCTGATAAAAAAGTTATTGTAATTGTAGGGGATGCCTCTATATCCAATGGACATTCATTGGAAGCATTAAACTACATAGGTTATAAAAAATTGGAGAATATATTAGTTATTGTAAATGATAATGAAATGTCTATTGGAGAAAATGTTGGTTTTATATCAAAATTTTTAAAAAAAGTAATATCAAGTGGAAAATACCAAAATTTTAGAGAAGATGTAAAATCTTTTATCAATAGAATAAAAGCAGAAAGAGTGAAGAAAACTCTTGAAAGATTAGAAAGGTCAATTAAAGGTTATGTAACACCATTTTATGCTTTAGAAAGTTTAGGATTTAGATTTTTTAATGTATTTGAAGGGAATAATATAGAAAAACTTTTACCTATGTTAAAAAAAGTAAAAGATTTAAAAGGACCAACTATTTTATTAGTAAAAACAGAAAAAGGAAAGGGCTATTGTTTTGCAGAAGAAAATAAAGAAAAATTCCATGGAATAGCACCTTTTAACATAGAAACAGGGAATACATATAAAAGTTCAGTTTCTTATTCAGAAGTTTTTGGAAATAAAATACTTGAGCTAGGAAAAGAAGATGAAAATATATACACCCTTTCAGCAGCTATGATAAAAGGAACAGGACTTCATAAATTTTCAGAAGTATATCCTGAAAGATGTATAGATACTGGAATAGCAGAAGGGTTTACAGTAACTCTTTCAGCAGGGCTAGCAAAATCTGGGAAAAAACCTTATGTATGTATCTATTCAACTTTTATTCAAAGGGCAATAAGTCAATTAATACATGATGTATCTATTCAAAATTTACCAGTTAGATTTATTATAGATAGAAGTGGAATTGTTGGTGAAGATGGGAAAACACATAATGGAATTTATGATTTATCTTTCTTTTTAACACTTCAAAATTTTACAGTATTATGCCCAACAACAGCTAAGGAACTTCAACAAGCACTTGAAATTTCTAAAAACTTTAATTCAGGTCCATTGGTTATAAGAATACCAAGAGATAGTGTATTTGATATAGAAGATGAACAGCCATTAGAGATTGGAAGATGGAAAGAAATAAAAAAAGGAAGTAAAAATTTATTTATAGCAACAGGAACTATGCTAAAAATAATCTTAGAAATATATGAAGAGTTAAAAAATAGAGGAGTTGATTGTACAGTAGTTAGTGCAGCCTCCGTAAAACCTCTTGATGATAACTATCTATTAAACTATATAAAAGGATACGATAATATTTTTGTTTTGGAAGAAAATTATGTGAAAAATTCTTTTAGTACATCTATACTTGAATTTTTAAATGATAATGGAATACAGAAACAAATTCATAGGATAGCTTTAAAGTCGGCTATTATTCCACATGGAAAAAGGGAAGAATTACTAAAAGAAGAAAAGTTAAAGGGAGAAAGTTTAATAGAAAGAATAGAGGAACTTATTTATGGTAGAAAGAAATAG
- the yhbY gene encoding ribosome assembly RNA-binding protein YhbY, which produces MNSKKRAFLKKKAHNLEPIVRIGKDGLNQNIVQSILDAIASRELIKVKILQNCEEEKTVIYSKLMDINDFEVVGMIGRTIIIFKENRENPSISLEWKNI; this is translated from the coding sequence ATGAATAGTAAAAAGAGAGCTTTTTTAAAAAAGAAGGCACATAATTTAGAACCTATTGTTAGAATAGGTAAGGATGGATTAAATCAAAATATAGTTCAAAGTATACTTGATGCAATAGCTTCAAGAGAACTTATAAAGGTTAAAATTTTACAAAATTGTGAAGAAGAAAAGACTGTAATTTATTCAAAGTTAATGGATATTAACGACTTTGAAGTAGTAGGAATGATAGGAAGAACTATAATTATTTTTAAAGAAAATAGAGAAAATCCGAGCATATCATTAGAATGGAAAAATATATAA
- the mrdA gene encoding penicillin-binding protein 2: MKLNRYKNNDVILGDKRNGRELIFKIIVFLCFLILFLRLLYLQVLQGNEFSYLAERNQYKLVKIDSPRGKIFDSKNRLVVTNGTGYRLIYSLGREENEEYIKEIARLTDKTEEVVRKRIKYGEIFPYTKDNVLFEDLDEEKAHKIIEIVNNYPYLEVQVYSKRKYLYDTVASHTIGYVKKISEKEYEALKEDGYTPRDMIGKLGIEKTYDDLLRGRNGFKYIEVNALNKIEREVEKVKSPIVGKNLYMGINMELQQYMEEEFEKDGRSGSFVALNPKTGEIITIVSYPTYSLNTFSSQISPEEWNAISNDPRKILTNKTIAGEYPPGSTFKMLSAIAFLKSGIDPNLKYNDYTGYYQIGNWKWRAWKRGGHGATDMKKSLVESANTYYYKFSDQIGYAPIVKTARDFGLGDVSGIDVPGEKKGIIPDPDWKKKRTKTVWYRGDTILLSIGQGFTLVTPIQLAKAYTFLANKGWAYEPHVISKIEDLQTGKIEIVSTKKTIIEDYPESYYDIINDALIATVDQNNGTTRIMKNPYVKVAAKSGSAQNPHSKLTHAWVAGYFPADKDPEIVFVCLLEGAGGGGVMAGGMAKRFLDKYLEVEKGIEIVQKTPHTEPKTTNSTIQTSGSQENENSGEGIGEERENEERETGETNTVEGQQN; encoded by the coding sequence ATGAAGCTTAATAGATACAAAAATAATGATGTAATACTAGGGGATAAAAGAAATGGTAGAGAATTGATATTTAAAATAATAGTTTTCTTATGTTTTTTAATACTTTTTTTAAGATTATTATATCTTCAAGTTTTACAAGGAAATGAATTTTCATATTTAGCAGAAAGAAATCAATATAAATTAGTAAAAATTGATTCACCTAGAGGAAAAATTTTTGACTCAAAAAATAGATTAGTAGTAACAAATGGAACAGGTTATAGACTTATCTATTCATTAGGAAGAGAAGAAAATGAAGAATATATAAAAGAAATTGCAAGATTAACAGATAAGACAGAAGAAGTTGTCAGAAAAAGAATAAAATATGGAGAAATATTTCCATACACAAAAGATAATGTATTATTTGAAGATTTAGATGAAGAAAAAGCACATAAAATAATAGAAATTGTAAATAATTATCCATATTTAGAAGTACAAGTTTATTCAAAAAGAAAATATTTGTATGACACAGTAGCCTCTCATACAATAGGCTATGTTAAGAAAATTTCTGAAAAAGAGTATGAGGCTTTAAAAGAAGATGGCTATACTCCAAGAGATATGATAGGAAAATTAGGAATAGAGAAAACCTATGATGATCTTTTGAGAGGAAGAAATGGTTTTAAATACATAGAAGTAAATGCATTAAATAAAATAGAAAGAGAAGTAGAAAAAGTAAAAAGTCCTATTGTTGGTAAAAATTTATATATGGGTATAAATATGGAATTACAACAATATATGGAAGAAGAGTTTGAAAAAGATGGTAGAAGTGGTTCATTTGTAGCATTAAATCCAAAAACAGGTGAAATAATAACTATTGTAAGTTATCCAACTTATTCATTAAATACATTTAGTTCACAAATTTCACCAGAAGAATGGAATGCTATATCAAATGATCCGAGAAAGATTCTAACAAACAAGACAATTGCTGGAGAATATCCTCCTGGTTCAACATTCAAAATGTTATCTGCTATTGCCTTTTTAAAGAGTGGAATAGATCCTAATTTAAAATATAATGACTATACAGGTTATTATCAAATAGGAAACTGGAAATGGAGAGCTTGGAAAAGAGGAGGACACGGAGCAACAGATATGAAAAAATCTCTTGTAGAGTCAGCTAATACTTACTACTATAAGTTTTCTGATCAAATTGGTTATGCACCAATAGTAAAAACAGCAAGAGATTTTGGATTAGGAGATGTATCTGGAATAGATGTTCCTGGAGAAAAGAAAGGAATTATTCCAGATCCAGACTGGAAAAAGAAAAGAACCAAGACTGTTTGGTATAGAGGAGACACAATACTTCTTTCAATAGGACAAGGTTTTACACTTGTAACACCAATTCAATTAGCAAAGGCTTATACATTTTTAGCTAATAAGGGTTGGGCCTATGAGCCACATGTGATATCAAAAATAGAAGATTTACAAACTGGAAAAATAGAGATAGTTAGTACTAAAAAAACAATTATTGAAGATTATCCAGAATCATATTACGATATCATAAATGATGCATTAATAGCAACTGTTGATCAAAATAATGGTACAACAAGAATTATGAAAAATCCATATGTAAAGGTTGCAGCAAAAAGTGGTTCAGCACAAAATCCACATTCTAAATTGACACATGCTTGGGTAGCAGGATATTTTCCTGCTGATAAAGATCCTGAGATTGTTTTTGTGTGCTTATTAGAAGGAGCAGGTGGAGGTGGAGTGATGGCAGGTGGAATGGCAAAGAGATTCCTAGATAAATACCTAGAAGTAGAAAAAGGAATTGAAATTGTTCAAAAGACACCTCATACAGAACCTAAAACAACTAATTCTACTATTCAAACAAGTGGAAGTCAGGAGAATGAAAATTCAGGGGAAGGAATAGGAGAAGAAAGAGAAAATGAAGAAAGAGAAACAGGGGAAACAAACACAGTTGAAGGACAGCAAAACTAG